The genomic segment TAAATCCCGATGAAGTTGATGGTGCGCGTGCGGCCCGGCGTGGAACTCACATGCGCCACCTTCTCCCCCAGCAGGGAATTGATCAGGCTGGACTTGCCCACGTTCGACCGGCCCAGGAAAGCGAATTCCGGGGGACCTTCCGGTGGGAAGGCGTGGGGATCGGTGGTGGCGAAGAGAAACTTGGCGATGGAGGCCTTCATGCGGTAACCACCAGTGTAGCGGAAAAGCAGTAACAGGTTCCCGTGCGGGCTGGCCAATGCGGTAGGCGTCCGCCCATTCGCTTACGGTGAGATCAAGGGTCCGGGGTCCAGCCGCGCGCCCAGGCTTCAAGGTAGAGTGCCGTTCCCGCCGTTGCGGGAATGACCGTTTCCGTTTGCGGGGTTGGTGCTGAGTTCACTGCAAACGCGCCTGATTTCATCCGTCAGCAGCCGCCGGACCTCGGCTTCGTCTTGAGCAGCTCCACGTTGTCTTTGGCTTTGAGAAATTCGTCCACGCAGGACGCCCACGTGCGCCAGCCCAGAGGCGAGTAAAGCGAACTCAGATGGAAGCCGATGGTGCCGCCGTCGCCCTTTTGCGTGGCGCGCCATTCGCCTGCGGCCAGCATCTGCGTCTTGAAGCGCTCTTCGATCAACTTAAGGCAGCTCACGCATTGCAGCCGGGCGGTGAGCGGATCATTGTCGGTCCAGCGGATTCCGCCGGCTTCGCCCTTTTTGCCGCAGCGGTGGGCATGATGCAGGTTATCACTTGCCGCCCTTTTTTGCCGGTTTGCCGGCGACCAGTTGCGGGTCAAGGCCCATGTCGCGCATCCGCTGGAGCGTGACGGCCACATACTTCGGTTCAATGTCCATGCCATAGCAAAGGCGACCTGACGATTCACAAGCAACGTGTGTGGTTCCTGCCCCGGCGAACAGATCAGCAACCATATCACCTGGTAGCACCCTTCTCTTTCCTGCTTGTTAAAGGTCTCTAATCTGCCGTGCGCGAATCAGGTATCTAGGCCGGGAAATTCCCCATGTCACCTGATGGTCACACGACCCTGAGAGGTCCACACTCACCGCGTCGCATCAGTTTTTCATGCTGGTGCTCAAAGCAGCTTCCAAGTTGGGCATCGTGTGCTAAGTAGGAAAACAGCATACGCCGGAGGAGCGCCCCCCAAGTTCCGCCGTTAATTGAAACAAATGTCAAAAAGCTGTCGACCAGGAGAAGCCACCATGCTTACTGCGCTTCCACGGCGTACATTGCTGCCGCCCGTGGTGTCCCCACAGCTGATGACAGACGCTCGGTTTCGCCCAGCGTGGAGAGCACCGTGAGCGGAAGAGCAGAGTCCGCCCGCAAGAAAGGACTTTGACGGTCATGAACTACATCAAAGAAACAGCCTGCGCCACCCCGGTGTTGCCACCGCTCACCGGCGATCGCCTTTGGAGCGGACTCTCACGCGTGACCACCGCCGCGCGGCGTTTCGCCTGCGACTTGCGGGCCAGTGATCCCTTGCTCTTCCACCTGGGATGGATCATGCAGGCGCTGATACCGTTGTTTGCCGTCATGGCCGCCGCCTATCATTTTTCCGGACATGCGGCGAACGTGAATGGCATCAATCCCTCGGGCATCAATCCATGGACCAAGCCGATCAAGTTTGCCACGTCCTTGTCCACGCTTCTATGGACTCTTGCGCCCATGTTGCTGGCCCTGCGCGTTCCCGAGTGGCAGAGAAAGGCTGCGCGGCAGGCGATCGCCTTTGGCGCGGTGATGGAAATGGTCTGCCTGACGGCCCAGGCCGGCCGCGGCGCCTACTTCTCCGGTCCGGCCACGTTGACTGACGCGGTGGTCTTTCGCGGCACATCAGCCATGATCTCAGTCATCACCGCCGTCTGCCTGTGGATGACCGTGCTTTACTTCGTCAACAGCCGTGTGGCGCTGGCGGACAAGATGATGCTGGCCGCCATCCGCTTCAGCCTGGTGATCTTCATGATCGGGAACGCCGTCGGTGGCTACATGCTGGCGCGAGGATCGCATACCGTTGGCGCCCCCGATGGCGGTCCGGGCATGCCCTTCACCAACTGGAGCACCACGGCCGGTGACCTGCGCGTGGCGCACTTCATCGCCATCCACGCCATTCAAATTCTGCCCCTGTTGGCCTGGGGCTTGCGGGAACTGATGCCGCCTGCTCCAGAACGAAGGCTTCGCCTGGTTCTCTACGCCGCCAGCGCGGTGCTGTCACTGGCCGTTGCCGGAGCGTTTATTCAAGCCGCGATGGCCCACCCATTGATGCCGATGGCCCAGACGCAGCAAGCGGCGCGGATTCCCTAGAGCCGGGTTCAAACAGGGCTCAAGGTGATTGCGATCACCCAAAGTCGAGCCGAAAGGATGAAAGCCAGGGGACCTGGGTGCCCCTCATCCCGCGCCGGCGTACGCCATGGTCGCCGCAAACAGCACTGGTATAGCACCAAATTCTGTGCTAACGTGTGCTGCCTTTTTTCCCCCACGAATTTGAATGCGCCACCTCTTTCAATTCGCCAGGACGGAACCAGCGCCTGCCGTCCCTTTACACGCCCAGGCGCCTGAACTGCGCGAGGCCCAATTGGCGGCCATCTACTACGGTCGGCGCACCGGCGGCGACTTCTACGATTTTTGCCGTGTCAGCCCGATTCGCGTGCTGTTCGCTCTGCTGGACGTGGCCGGACGCCTGGATGAGAACCGCGGGATCATCGCCGCGGCGCAAAGCACTCTGCGCACCACGGGAGCAGAGTTGCTGGCCCAGGAAGAAGCCAACGAGCCCGACGCCATGATTGAAATCTGCCTGCAGCTGAACAAGAGCATCCTGAAAGCGGCGGGAGGCACCTGTCCCTGCCCGGTCTTTGCCGGCTGCTACAACGAAAATCTGGGAACGGTTTGTTACTTCAATGCCGGCCACACGCCCGGGTTGGTGCGCGACGACGTGGGAATCGTGGAGCTGCACGCCACGGGTCTTCCGCTGGGACTGTTTTCACACTGTACGCCGGATGCGTCCATTGTGGCCATTACGCCTGGTGCCGCCCTCCTGGTGGTTTCCCGCGGAACCATCAAAGCCAAGTGGAAAGAGGAAGAATTTGGCATGGAGCAGGTGAAGGACAGTCTGCAGCGAGCCAAGTCGCAAAGCGCGAAGGAAATCTGCTCGACCGTTGTCGAACAGGTCCAGGTACACATGCGCAAAGGCCCGGCGCGCGGTGATGTGACCGTCCTGGCCTTGGCCCGTCCGACGAGCGCGAAGTCGCTGGCTGCGGTGAGCTAACGCGCGGCCTAGCCGCGGTTGGATGGCACGGGTTGCGCAGACTACACACTAGGTTGTCAAAGATCATCCTCTGACTGGTATCAGCCAGAAACATCTAAATCATTGCTGGGAAGTGCGGATCACGCTGCTTCCTCTCGCTTTGCTGCGGACGCAGCCAACCCTATGCTTCGGTTGGTTCTGCGTTCGCCTGCGCAAATCTGCGGCGACACTTCCTGTTCCCGAATCGGCCTTGAACCAAGTCTGTGCGCGTCCTTTGAAGCTGGCTCTTTCTTCCTCTTTGTTCCTTTGTGCGCTCCGTGGTAAAGGGCCAACAGCTTCGCCGCCATCTGTATTGTCACAGCCAGTTTCCCCGCCGTCTTGCAATCCATCCGCCCGTCAATCACCGCCTCAGCCATTACCGCCAGCGTCACCTGGATCGCGTTGAAATCCATAGAGATGTCCGCCGGACCGAACTCCCCTCTGCCGCGGCTCCGCATCCGCCGGACCACTTCTTCCAGCACCGCCCGCCGTTCCCGCTCCCGCCTCGCCGCCAGCGCGTGCTGACCCGCGTGCGCGTAGCATATGTGCGCGCCTTTCTCCGCCGGGGCCTTGCACTGCTCGCCATTCTTGCGAAACACCTGGCACCGCCGGTAATAGGCATACCTCAGCTCCGGCGCCGAGTTCGTAGCTCCCGAATTCTCGTTTCTGTAAGTTAGCTGGCTCATCTCTGGCTTTCCGATTACGGGCGATGTCGGCGATGACGTGCGATTCCGGCGATCTCCCCCATCCCTCCCCCGGTGGACTCAACTAGGATTCCAAAGTACTTAGCTTGGGTCATCCCAGCAAATTCCCCTTCAAACGGGTATCAAACTGGCTTCAAATTGCTCCGGAGTCCGGGTTTTCTGCTTTTCTGTTTTCGCTAGCTGCTAGAAGCCAGCCGCCAGTTGCATGCGGCTACGCCGCATTCTACCTTATATTCGCCGACAAATCAATAGCGAAATAGGACAATGTCCCCTCCGAGACGACGGTCGCGTGGCTCAGCCGCCCCGGCTGTGCAGGGTGTAAGCCCAGGCCTTCAGAGCAATGGAACGACTTCCCAAAACGAGAGCCCATCAGGCTTAAATGAGCAGTCTGAGATACCAAAGCTCAGCCCCGTAGGCGCGTCACGAGTTAGCCCAGCACGGCCCCGAGGCGCGCATCGCGCGCTGAGCAGGTAAGTGCTGGGTAGCGGAACAAACGAATCCTTCCTCACGCCGTAGGCCCGCGCGCAGCGACGCGGAGCGCAGAATCTCGGTGCCCATGGAATTTAGTGGTCAATTAAATGGTCGATGATGGTCTAGAGCGAAAATGAAATCTATTTCAACAGACTCTCCGGGATCATATGAGCATTTTTTATGTTTTCTCGCTCCGAAATCAGGCGCTCTAACACGGAGTTGTGATACAGACCTGCCCACAGCCACTTCTGCCTTGCTCTCTCGTCGAGTTTGCGTCGATTCAGCTCGCGGTGGATTTTCCCCTTATGAGCGTTTAGAAGTTGGAGCCTGTTCGTGAAATTGACTTGCATGAACCCATTGGTTTCGGCATATCTGTAAGCGGCGTAGAGATAGTTCACAAAAGTGGCGCCATCCTCGCCTCGCTTGAGCGAAGGTGGCCATATCTTTTCTGTTTCCGATTCTGTCTGAGTTATGAGCTGCTTGTCGATTACGATCCTTGGATATGCGGCCACTTGGTGTTCCAACCGATAGGATTCATTGAGCGCTGGACCGAAGATGAAATCGTCATCTATATGACAATCCCTCATGCACACTCCTCCTCGTATCAGAATGCCATCTCTCGCAAGCAAATCGCACTGCATCTGAACCAAATACTGGATTTCAATGTTTACTCGCTCGATTAGATTCGTGTGATGCGGCGATATTTCGGTGTGTCGGACTATCAGGTCGGAAAAAGTGCGAGTCGTCGTCCATGTCTTAAAAGAACCATCTAGCTTCAAAACGCCTGAGCTTGCCTTGGTTTTTTGCGTCGTTTTGCGAAGGAGCTTGAGAATTGGGGCAGGACTTCTTGATTTCTCTACCCGTTGTCCAAATCCGAGCACATCCAAAAAGGTCAGGATCGCTCTCTTGTATTCAACTTTCATATTGCCTTCATTGTATTAACTGCGCTTTTTGTGACATTGCAGATCAATGTTTTAGTTTCAGGGCAGCATACGCGATTAGCAGAGACATGATGCTGATGATGAGGGCACCCAAGGGACTGATGATGTCCTTGACAATCGCCGTCACCGTTTCTCTGCGCTCCTTCCTTTCCTGCCTGATCTTGGACCGCAAGTCGGCATATGCCTTTGGCGTTAGAATTGTTGGCCCGAAGAAGTCATCCCATGCGTCCTTGTCTGAATGTGAGGGAATCGGCACCTTTAGATGGCGGGCCCGCCGTACTAGAGCGTCACTGTGAGCAATCGAGATATTCATATCAAGCTCACTTAACTCTGCCTCGTCATCAGCGATCATCAGTGCAACTTGTTGTTGAGTGTGATCCTGTTTGCGTAGACTTTCCACTTTTGTGTGATAAGCCCTCGTCATCTTGTTGAGGCGTCTCTGCATTCTCCAAATCTCATCGAAGATCATTTAATGCCTTTCTTTTGGAAACGACAGGTTTATTTGCCGTCGATGCGGCACTGATAAATCTTAACCGTTGTCAGTTGCTAGAGTGTGCCGCCAGTCGCAATTTCTGACTTGACACATCTCGGAATCTATCATATACATTGTATCTGAATGAAAGTTCTCTCAACCCGCGAGGCCGCCAAGAAATTGGGTATACATTTCACGACACTGGCTCATTATCTCGCTGCTGGGAAACTCCCGATGCCAACAATTCTTGATGTTGGCACTTCCAAACTCCACGCTTGGAGCGAGGAAGACATTGAACGGGCCCGCCAACTCCTGCCCAAGATCGCCAACGGCAGGAAGACCCGGTACAAGAAGAAGCAGTCAGCAGTCAGCAATCAGCCAAAGCAACGAAGAAGAAAAAAATAAGTAAAACCCAAAGCAGATTCCTCACCATTAAAGCGGTTCGGAATGACAAACCCAACGGACAGCGCCAGTGCTTCTAACACTGACGCCGCCCTAACCAACGTCACCTGACGAGAGGAAACGATGGCTACCAATAAAGCTAAACGCTCCACTTCTTTGGCGCAACCTGCGCGCCGCCGCCCGCCACACAAAACCGCCGCGTCCAAGACCACAAAACCCAAGACCAGAAAGCCCAAGACCAGAAAGCCCGAAGCCGCCCCAACCAAAACAACGAAGTCCAAGCGGTCGCTCCCGTCCCTGCCGATGCCCATCATCACCAAGCGCGGACAAACCACCATCCGCCGCTATGACGGACGGCGCTTCTACCGCTTTGAAGAAGCCAAGGGCAAACCCGTGGACTACGTCGAAGTGTTCACCAGCGGCGAATACCACGCCCTCGACGTCCGCTTTCAGGACAAAACCGCCATGCACTTTGTGATCGAACCGGGCTTCACCCTCGACACCGAATACTGCGATTGGAAAACCGGCAACTGGCGTCCCATCAAGAAATGGCCGCTTATCCGCAGCGCGACATTCAATTCCTGAATTACAACCAGCGGCGCCAGGTTGCCGTGATCGCAACGTGATCGCCGTCATCGGAAAACAGAACGGTTGCCGCGGATTTTCGCAGATGAACGCTGATATAGCGATTAGCCGCAAATCAGCGCGAAGGGCCGCGAATCAGATCACAAAGACGCGAGGCCGACTAGCGCGCCGAACCGCTTGCTTCAAGGGCTGATCCAACGCCGAAAAAGGAATGCTCGACGGCGGTGTGGAGCGAAGCGACAGGATTAAAGATACCGTTCGCGGTGAACTTCCTGCACGTCTGGGATCGGCTGGACCGCTTCCTCGGGAACTTCCGGCAACGGCCTTTCCAGCGCGAACTTCAGCACCTGGTCCATATTTTCCACCGGATGGATCTTCATCTGGCTGCGGATGTTCTCCGGCACCTCTGGCAGGTCGCGTTCGTTCTCTTTGGGGATGATGGTTTCTTTGATGCCGGCGCGCAGCGCGGCCAGCAGCTTTTCTTTCAGGCCGCCGATGGGCAGAACTTTCCCGCGCAGGGTGATTTCACCGGTCATGGCCACGTCGCGGCGGACGGCAATCTTGCTCATGGCGCTGGCGATGGCCGTCGCCATCGTGATGCCCGCCGAGGGCCCATCTTTGGGAATAGCGCCTTCGGGCACGTGGATGTGAATGTCCACGTTGCGGTAGAAATCTTTCGGCAGCCCCAGGCGCGACGCGCGTGAACGGACGTAAGACATGGCGGCGTGGGCCGACTCCTGCATTACGTCGCCCAACTGGCCGGTGATGGTGAGCTTGCCCTTGCCGGGCACAATCGCCACTTCCGTGCTGAGGATGGAGCCGCCCACTTCCGTCCAGGCCAGCCCGGTGACCAGGCCGACTTCATTCTTCTCATGGGCCAGGGTGTCACGGAACTTGGTGACGCCCAGAAAGTCTGAGATGTTTTTCTCAGTCAGCGCAACGCTGTAGCCGGGCCCTTCTTTCACTACCTTGCGCGCCACTTTGCGGCAGATGTTGCCGATCTCGCGCTCCAGGTTGCGTACACCGGCCTCCCGCGTGTACGAGCGGATCACTTCTTTGAGGGCGTCCTCACTAAATTCGATTTGCTTTTCTGTGAGCCCGGTGGCCGTGCGCTGTTTGCGCACCAGGAACTGCTTGGCGATTTCGATTTTTTCCAGCTCGGTGTAGCCGTGCAGCCGTAATACTTCCATGCGGTCCTGTAGCGCCGCAGGCACGGTGTGCAGAACGTTGGCCGTGGCCACAAAGAAGACCTGGGAGAGATCGTATTCCACGTCCAAGTAGTGGTCCTGGAACATCCAGTTCTGTTCCGGATCCAGGACTTCCAGCAGCGCCGCTGAGGGATCGCCGCGGAAGTCGGAAGCCATCTTGTCCACTTCATCCAGCATGAAGACCGGGTTCTTGGTGCCGGCCTTCTTCATCATCTGGATAATCTGGCCGGGAAGCGCGCCGATGTAGGTGCGGCGATGCCCGCGAATCTCAGCTTCATCGCGCACGCCGCCCAGCGACATGCGGACGAACTTGCGTCCCGTGGCCCGCGCAATCGACATGCCCAGTGAAGTTTTTCCCACACCCGGAGGCCCGACAAAGCAGAGAATCGAACCCTTGGGGTTCTTCACCAACTGGCGGACAGCCAGAAATTCCAGGATGCGGTCTTTGATTTTTTCCAGGCCGTAGTGGTCCTGGTTCAGGATTTTTTCCGCGTGCTCAATGTTGCGGATTTCCTTGGATTTCTTCTTCCACGGCACGGCCAGCAGCCAGTCCAGATAATTGCGCGACACCGTGGACTCGGCCGACATAGGCGGCATGGCTTCCAGCTTCTTGAGTTCCTGGATGGCCTTTTCCTGAACGTCTTTGGGCATGCCGGCGGTGTCAATCTTCTTTTTCAGCTCGTCAAATTCGCTTTTCTCGCCGCGGCCCAGCTCTTTCTGGATGGCCTTGATCTTCTCGTTGAGGTAGTACTCTTTCTGCGCGCGCTCCATCTGCCGCTTCACCCGCGTCTGGATGGTGCGGTCCATGTTCAACTTTTCAATTTCGATGTCCAGCACGTCAGCGATGCGGTTGAGCCGCTCCACGGGATCGAAGATTTCCAGC from the Terriglobia bacterium genome contains:
- the lon gene encoding endopeptidase La, which produces MSGAEGESVTQNKEKFETRKLPMMPIRDVVIFPFMMTPFIVGRESSVRALEEALASDRKIFLATQHDASVDEPKPHEIYQVGTIANIVQNLKLPDGNIKVLVEGVERGKVLTLLNNDGYFEATVRTVKYSTDSTPVLEAAMQRVHGLFDQYVKLCQSLNLEPVIITGMSDPAKLGDTIAQNLQLSIEEKQELLEIFDPVERLNRIADVLDIEIEKLNMDRTIQTRVKRQMERAQKEYYLNEKIKAIQKELGRGEKSEFDELKKKIDTAGMPKDVQEKAIQELKKLEAMPPMSAESTVSRNYLDWLLAVPWKKKSKEIRNIEHAEKILNQDHYGLEKIKDRILEFLAVRQLVKNPKGSILCFVGPPGVGKTSLGMSIARATGRKFVRMSLGGVRDEAEIRGHRRTYIGALPGQIIQMMKKAGTKNPVFMLDEVDKMASDFRGDPSAALLEVLDPEQNWMFQDHYLDVEYDLSQVFFVATANVLHTVPAALQDRMEVLRLHGYTELEKIEIAKQFLVRKQRTATGLTEKQIEFSEDALKEVIRSYTREAGVRNLEREIGNICRKVARKVVKEGPGYSVALTEKNISDFLGVTKFRDTLAHEKNEVGLVTGLAWTEVGGSILSTEVAIVPGKGKLTITGQLGDVMQESAHAAMSYVRSRASRLGLPKDFYRNVDIHIHVPEGAIPKDGPSAGITMATAIASAMSKIAVRRDVAMTGEITLRGKVLPIGGLKEKLLAALRAGIKETIIPKENERDLPEVPENIRSQMKIHPVENMDQVLKFALERPLPEVPEEAVQPIPDVQEVHRERYL
- a CDS encoding phage terminase large subunit family protein encodes the protein MTRNWSPANRQKRAASDNLHHAHRCGKKGEAGGIRWTDNDPLTARLQCVSCLKLIEERFKTQMLAAGEWRATQKGDGGTIGFHLSSLYSPLGWRTWASCVDEFLKAKDNVELLKTKPRSGGC
- a CDS encoding SpoIIE family protein phosphatase, with the protein product MRHLFQFARTEPAPAVPLHAQAPELREAQLAAIYYGRRTGGDFYDFCRVSPIRVLFALLDVAGRLDENRGIIAAAQSTLRTTGAELLAQEEANEPDAMIEICLQLNKSILKAAGGTCPCPVFAGCYNENLGTVCYFNAGHTPGLVRDDVGIVELHATGLPLGLFSHCTPDASIVAITPGAALLVVSRGTIKAKWKEEEFGMEQVKDSLQRAKSQSAKEICSTVVEQVQVHMRKGPARGDVTVLALARPTSAKSLAAVS